One region of Haloprofundus salilacus genomic DNA includes:
- a CDS encoding PadR family transcriptional regulator, giving the protein MYDLTGFQRDLLLVVSGLDSPHGLAIKDEIENYYESEIHHGRLYPNLDTLVQKGLVKKGTVDRRTNSYSITERGVREIRARNEWEAQYAEG; this is encoded by the coding sequence ATGTATGACTTAACTGGCTTCCAACGAGATCTCTTACTGGTCGTTTCAGGCCTTGACAGCCCACATGGCCTTGCTATTAAGGATGAAATCGAAAACTACTATGAATCCGAGATCCATCATGGCCGCCTGTACCCGAATCTCGACACGCTCGTACAAAAGGGATTAGTGAAGAAAGGGACGGTCGACAGGCGGACTAATTCTTACTCGATTACAGAACGAGGCGTTCGTGAAATCCGTGCACGAAATGAGTGGGAAGCGCAGTACGCCGAAGGGTGA
- a CDS encoding ABC transporter ATP-binding protein yields the protein MTAIQIEALYKRYGDITAIDGLSLAVDEGELFGLLGPNGAGKTTTMEILTGQLTPERGHVSVLDVDPVEHPTYARERVGILPEKESPPSFMTPREYFEFIGAIRGISDEKIDERIEMWADRLGFSEKLDTLSTDLSRGQQQKAMITGAFLHDPELVFIDEPLANLDPIVQERVKRFLREYRDAGNTVIVTTHDVDVAEELCSRVGIVYNGTLVADVRPAALSIDKTLLDVFLEHVDATVDRGVTVDD from the coding sequence GTGACAGCAATTCAAATCGAAGCACTCTACAAGAGGTACGGAGACATCACCGCGATTGACGGACTCTCCCTCGCTGTGGACGAAGGTGAATTATTCGGGCTTCTTGGCCCAAACGGTGCCGGCAAGACCACGACGATGGAGATTCTAACCGGCCAGCTCACACCGGAGCGCGGTCACGTTAGCGTATTGGATGTCGACCCAGTCGAGCACCCAACTTACGCCCGTGAACGAGTCGGTATTCTTCCTGAGAAAGAGTCGCCACCCAGCTTCATGACGCCCCGGGAGTACTTCGAGTTCATTGGCGCAATTCGAGGGATTTCTGATGAGAAGATAGATGAACGGATCGAGATGTGGGCTGACAGACTCGGCTTCTCGGAGAAACTCGACACACTGTCCACGGATCTCTCGCGGGGACAACAGCAGAAGGCCATGATCACCGGCGCATTCCTCCACGACCCCGAACTGGTGTTTATCGACGAGCCGCTCGCCAACCTTGATCCAATCGTTCAAGAGCGGGTGAAGCGGTTCCTGCGCGAGTATAGGGATGCTGGCAACACCGTAATCGTCACGACGCACGACGTGGATGTGGCGGAGGAACTGTGTTCGCGCGTCGGAATCGTGTATAACGGGACACTCGTCGCAGACGTTCGTCCGGCAGCGCTCTCGATTGACAAGACGCTTCTCGATGTCTTCTTAGAGCACGTTGACGCGACCGTCGATCGAGGTGTTACAGTAGATGACTAG
- a CDS encoding PGF-pre-PGF domain-containing protein has product MSTTTTTSTSTFEGQLVNANGDPVSGGEVHLTNTTTDTFVVAEVTSNGNFSTDVYAGTYTVVYVQDTSTDGTYPRDGIPDTHLLGEYTIEEPTNLGEIKLPGAYVLTADVTDESENPILGADVNVFSGFFDSLHSSLISGLTTDESGQLVQADGVTQGVEVAGDVTLQLVENREQGYMRTRTETTVSEDDHLTLSTEKGTWVDGTVTKKDGTSITSGRVTIVDNHADGPRGRSGPVEDGTYMVSVPRDSQYEVVYRQLSEIDPSTIRDGVPAIYADSQLAATDREQTRDLSIPDSHVFELTVIDQHGEPIEGANVWINSVANDGSDWGLHMNTNAEGQLVHDDGETTGIELAGPVEVTVQPPDQYSGTTSKTFNYQVDGPMSEEVTFDLPPTISGTVETSAGDPLGGEYVIARDDSEEFIRFAEAQTDGSFTVEAPGTADTSLSFVQMGESDDVLGKRDGIADLYTAQMVDTATDTDVGVVTIPNGHLLEIEVVDQDGTPVEGATVTVTHDNPEVVDDTAVRGSTTADGKFISGGEPGIEVTGTIDILVAPPDAEDPQTDAQSQTITVEDDRLETFTLETSTDSGTDETSDETSDDEPPTDDSEESPSDDAPSSGGAPASQSDDSTPTNPVEVTIDESETGASLSAKKVLSGSSFTADFESMVEGTSSSVDSISFDFSFDSPGQFEMDVSDPAEAPKHAPELAQQSALEYFEVETTNLEAENLDAVVFTFTVDTTLLGEDVSAADVTLYRYHDGSWQELETAHIEDGTFEATSQGFSEFAIGVSSQSQSESETSTETDEQTTETSTVTDTETEVSPVDETSTQPGTTAEEMPGFTAFTALLALLCLAFFARRQH; this is encoded by the coding sequence ATGAGTACGACTACCACAACGTCGACGTCTACCTTTGAGGGGCAACTCGTCAACGCAAACGGCGACCCAGTGAGCGGCGGTGAGGTTCATCTCACTAACACTACTACAGATACATTTGTAGTGGCGGAGGTTACTTCGAATGGGAATTTCTCAACTGACGTTTACGCTGGCACCTATACGGTCGTATACGTTCAGGACACCTCTACTGACGGAACCTATCCCCGCGATGGTATCCCAGATACACACCTACTTGGGGAATACACTATTGAGGAACCAACGAATCTAGGAGAAATCAAACTCCCAGGAGCATACGTCCTCACTGCCGACGTTACTGATGAGAGTGAGAATCCAATTTTAGGCGCCGACGTGAACGTCTTTTCCGGATTCTTCGACTCTTTGCACTCTTCTCTGATATCCGGTCTCACGACCGATGAGTCGGGACAGCTCGTCCAAGCGGATGGAGTCACCCAAGGAGTCGAAGTTGCTGGTGACGTTACGCTCCAACTTGTAGAAAACCGAGAGCAAGGCTACATGCGTACGAGGACTGAAACGACTGTCTCTGAAGATGACCATCTCACGCTCAGTACCGAGAAGGGGACCTGGGTCGACGGCACCGTCACGAAGAAGGATGGAACGTCAATTACCTCTGGGCGCGTTACGATCGTCGACAACCACGCTGATGGACCGCGAGGGCGGAGTGGCCCGGTCGAAGATGGTACGTATATGGTCTCAGTCCCGCGTGATTCGCAGTACGAGGTCGTCTACAGACAACTCTCAGAGATTGACCCCTCGACGATACGTGACGGAGTTCCTGCCATCTATGCGGACTCACAACTTGCAGCAACCGACCGAGAGCAAACTCGAGACCTCTCGATTCCAGACAGCCATGTGTTCGAACTGACGGTTATCGACCAACACGGAGAGCCAATTGAAGGCGCTAATGTCTGGATCAACAGTGTCGCGAACGATGGTTCCGATTGGGGACTGCATATGAACACGAATGCTGAGGGACAGTTGGTCCACGACGATGGAGAGACCACTGGCATCGAACTTGCAGGCCCAGTTGAGGTCACTGTCCAACCACCGGACCAGTACTCCGGAACGACCTCTAAGACCTTCAACTACCAAGTCGATGGACCGATGAGTGAGGAGGTGACGTTCGATCTTCCCCCTACGATTTCTGGTACGGTCGAGACCAGTGCTGGTGACCCACTGGGTGGGGAGTACGTAATTGCGCGAGACGATTCGGAGGAATTCATCCGGTTTGCCGAAGCACAGACTGATGGATCTTTCACCGTGGAAGCACCTGGCACTGCTGATACTAGCCTCTCGTTCGTCCAGATGGGTGAATCTGATGACGTCCTCGGTAAACGAGATGGAATTGCCGACCTCTACACCGCACAGATGGTCGACACAGCTACCGACACGGATGTCGGAGTCGTTACAATTCCCAATGGCCATCTACTTGAGATTGAGGTTGTCGATCAAGACGGCACGCCTGTAGAGGGTGCTACGGTCACCGTCACACACGATAATCCGGAAGTCGTCGACGATACTGCCGTTAGAGGATCCACGACTGCTGACGGAAAGTTCATCTCAGGCGGCGAACCTGGAATCGAAGTCACAGGGACAATCGACATTCTCGTCGCTCCCCCGGACGCTGAGGATCCTCAGACTGACGCTCAGTCACAGACAATTACCGTCGAGGACGATCGACTCGAGACGTTCACACTGGAGACCAGCACTGACTCAGGGACCGACGAAACCTCAGATGAGACTTCAGACGACGAGCCACCGACTGATGATTCCGAGGAGAGTCCCTCTGACGACGCCCCAAGCAGTGGAGGTGCTCCAGCCAGTCAATCGGATGACTCCACCCCGACAAATCCTGTCGAGGTAACGATCGATGAATCTGAGACTGGCGCAAGCCTCTCCGCAAAGAAGGTGCTATCCGGCAGCTCGTTCACTGCAGACTTCGAATCGATGGTCGAAGGCACGAGCAGTTCCGTTGATTCGATTTCCTTCGACTTCTCATTTGATAGTCCTGGGCAGTTTGAGATGGATGTCTCCGACCCTGCCGAGGCGCCGAAGCACGCCCCGGAGCTGGCTCAGCAATCCGCTCTCGAGTACTTCGAGGTCGAGACGACAAATCTCGAAGCCGAGAATCTCGATGCGGTTGTGTTCACGTTCACCGTGGATACCACACTGCTGGGTGAAGATGTCTCCGCTGCGGATGTGACGCTGTACCGCTATCACGACGGTAGCTGGCAAGAGCTTGAGACTGCCCACATTGAGGACGGAACGTTCGAGGCGACGAGTCAAGGCTTCTCTGAGTTCGCAATCGGTGTCTCCTCGCAGAGTCAATCCGAGAGCGAGACTTCGACCGAAACGGACGAACAGACGACGGAAACGTCGACTGTTACCGACACGGAGACCGAGGTGTCACCTGTAGACGAGACGTCGACGCAACCTGGAACAACCGCAGAAGAGATGCCCGGCTTCACGGCGTTTACTGCGCTACTGGCGTTGTTGTGTCTGGCATTCTTCGCTCGAAGACAACACTAA
- a CDS encoding zinc-dependent metalloprotease family protein: MLQKPLVVLLVLLVAFSGCIQQAPTLGIESNEEPSTPAATPTPQPESSTTTTATPLGTTTQPSTSVGNNSTAAKSDNSIEQPPPLPDYLTERYESEKYPERNPHLTRKVTVNIQTSGENTRNFRPHVKGAFRWWQQNATAFFGAGNYTYSLTDNASNATVVVKFVPEAEKYCGYVEGRNVVGCAPILDEEYSMVRPAHVYIETGMDDGPTAYTVAHELGHVFGKTHDSHAPVMKKGTSHSIPLYNQSWNASREPGDLNADEIMSSSSTQW, from the coding sequence ATGCTTCAGAAACCGTTGGTGGTTCTTCTTGTTCTGCTAGTCGCATTTTCGGGATGTATACAGCAAGCGCCCACGCTCGGGATCGAATCAAACGAGGAGCCGAGCACCCCAGCTGCGACACCAACTCCCCAACCAGAATCATCCACAACAACTACAGCGACACCTCTTGGAACCACGACGCAGCCATCCACATCGGTTGGAAACAACTCAACCGCAGCGAAGTCAGACAATTCAATCGAACAACCACCGCCACTCCCTGATTATCTGACTGAGCGCTACGAGAGTGAGAAATACCCTGAGCGCAATCCACACCTCACTCGCAAGGTCACGGTCAACATCCAGACATCCGGTGAAAATACACGCAACTTCCGTCCACACGTGAAAGGAGCGTTCAGGTGGTGGCAGCAAAACGCCACAGCGTTCTTCGGCGCTGGAAACTACACCTACTCACTCACCGACAATGCATCAAATGCAACCGTCGTGGTGAAGTTCGTTCCTGAAGCCGAGAAATACTGTGGCTATGTCGAGGGCCGAAATGTTGTGGGATGTGCGCCGATTCTTGACGAGGAATACTCGATGGTGAGGCCTGCCCACGTCTACATCGAGACCGGCATGGATGACGGACCGACCGCATACACCGTCGCCCACGAACTTGGACATGTCTTCGGGAAAACCCACGACTCACACGCACCGGTGATGAAGAAAGGGACTTCGCACTCGATTCCCCTGTATAATCAGTCGTGGAATGCAAGCCGGGAGCCGGGAGACTTGAACGCAGACGAGATCATGTCAAGCTCCTCTACTCAGTGGTAG
- a CDS encoding helix-turn-helix domain-containing protein, with protein MTYELAGSFSPKDLHQVLNQLGENVQIKRFELEITPSENAQLSLPGIERQGQKAVEKEPADQSASTEETPDVEPQLEEQDTETETETEHIDASEKQPTQPPRLQAGGDPYQLMQILTEEGGWLRTKEIREAIPDDWDVSKDTIGTSLWHLEDRDLVEKRPYEEDKRQTEYRATDTGKEAVERTRAREEE; from the coding sequence ATGACGTACGAACTTGCCGGCTCATTTTCACCAAAAGATCTCCACCAGGTCCTCAACCAACTCGGAGAAAACGTCCAAATCAAACGATTTGAGTTAGAAATCACACCAAGCGAGAACGCACAACTCTCACTTCCCGGTATCGAACGCCAGGGCCAAAAAGCGGTAGAAAAAGAACCGGCAGACCAATCTGCGTCTACGGAGGAGACTCCCGACGTCGAACCGCAACTTGAGGAGCAAGACACAGAAACAGAGACTGAAACGGAGCACATCGACGCATCTGAAAAGCAACCGACACAGCCACCTCGATTACAGGCTGGCGGAGACCCGTATCAGCTCATGCAGATCTTGACCGAGGAAGGCGGGTGGCTTCGAACCAAGGAAATTCGTGAAGCGATTCCCGACGACTGGGACGTCTCGAAAGATACGATCGGGACTTCACTGTGGCATCTTGAAGACCGTGACCTCGTTGAGAAACGCCCTTACGAGGAAGACAAACGACAGACAGAGTATCGAGCCACGGATACCGGTAAAGAGGCTGTCGAGCGAACGCGGGCGCGCGAAGAAGAGTAA
- a CDS encoding type IV pilin, with amino-acid sequence MKLPNLFGNEKRAVSPVIGVILMVAITVILAAVIGTFVLGLGDSVQTAPQVSFGFDQNDNDVTITHRGGASLDADDVEVRVDGVVSDYSQFDGTVQTGKTVSITVEESSTTVSVVYVGGEGESILGSYDLN; translated from the coding sequence ATGAAACTTCCAAATCTGTTCGGTAACGAAAAACGGGCTGTATCGCCGGTCATAGGGGTCATCCTTATGGTCGCAATTACTGTGATTCTCGCGGCTGTCATCGGGACGTTCGTCCTTGGGCTGGGGGATTCAGTCCAAACTGCACCGCAAGTCAGTTTTGGCTTTGATCAGAATGACAATGACGTGACGATTACTCACCGTGGAGGAGCTTCTTTGGACGCGGATGATGTAGAGGTTCGTGTTGACGGAGTGGTCAGTGATTACAGCCAATTCGATGGAACCGTTCAAACCGGTAAAACGGTATCTATAACAGTAGAGGAGAGCTCGACCACTGTCTCCGTAGTCTATGTTGGCGGAGAGGGTGAATCTATCCTCGGTAGTTACGATTTGAACTAG
- a CDS encoding YdcF family protein has protein sequence MVVVVLGHELQSEEIHPQLQARLDAGLEAFSNTDASYLLLSGGQVNPCVDKTECEVMDAYARSQGVNPAYIVTDHCALDTIGNGYFARVRIDELDHQVETLYLVTSRYHAERAKYIFEQCFDDSVTIDLSYCVDSHLEIHPIRQQTKLEQVRTFFDQVPIGDIEAIRQRLNEKHDLYEIADTTVALPNSRKGFS, from the coding sequence ATGGTCGTGGTCGTGCTTGGACATGAACTCCAATCTGAGGAGATTCATCCGCAACTCCAAGCACGTCTCGACGCCGGGCTCGAAGCATTCTCGAACACAGATGCGTCATATCTGCTCTTGAGTGGCGGGCAAGTGAATCCCTGCGTGGATAAAACCGAGTGTGAGGTAATGGACGCGTATGCCCGCTCACAGGGCGTCAATCCAGCGTATATCGTCACAGACCACTGTGCGTTAGATACAATCGGAAATGGCTACTTTGCACGCGTGCGCATAGACGAACTCGATCACCAAGTGGAAACGCTGTATCTCGTGACCTCGCGGTATCACGCAGAACGCGCGAAATACATCTTTGAGCAGTGTTTCGACGACTCGGTCACCATTGATCTGAGCTACTGTGTGGATTCTCATCTTGAGATACACCCAATTCGGCAGCAAACCAAACTAGAACAAGTTCGGACATTTTTCGATCAAGTTCCGATAGGGGATATCGAAGCAATTCGCCAGCGTCTTAACGAGAAACATGACCTCTATGAGATTGCAGATACAACGGTGGCACTGCCAAATTCCAGAAAGGGCTTCAGCTAA
- a CDS encoding Cdc6/Cdc18 family protein, producing MTNYDDLFAETAPTNSVFADKAALNPLTPSKEIIARDEQERQLATLLNGIHEGYLPPTVSVHGPPGTGKTMTTRRVCEEFATRHEEVAVEYVNLKECRTIFSVANELLRVLSGEPKQAWEGLDGVFAGIWAALEVYPAWTVLILDEIDHIAHDSNYDPSEFFYRLLRGEGRLQRNIQLSVFLLSNELLEVDLRLDSRVKSAMSGEQIFFPPYSRPLLRRVLAPRVEQAFKDGVLPESVFEYGIRQAAARWGDARKTMTLFRRAGETANERGLAVLNEACIDANLELTEKETTIEKLAQVPPQHYLVLRAVTGYKNRETGETAQPVTTKEVEEAYSTFDLPTQSKLGERAIREVVTELETMGLVETWVDSRGRDGRIKQIQTTFDPEWVFEARSTYMEVHRRTGANEDVE from the coding sequence ATGACCAACTACGACGACCTCTTCGCCGAAACAGCCCCGACGAACAGCGTATTTGCAGACAAAGCGGCACTGAATCCGCTGACGCCCTCGAAAGAGATTATCGCCCGCGACGAACAAGAGCGCCAGCTAGCAACGCTTCTGAACGGTATTCACGAGGGATATCTTCCACCGACGGTGTCGGTACACGGCCCACCGGGGACGGGCAAGACGATGACCACGCGGCGGGTCTGTGAGGAGTTTGCGACACGGCACGAGGAGGTAGCCGTCGAGTACGTCAACCTCAAGGAGTGTCGAACGATCTTCAGCGTCGCGAACGAGTTGCTCCGTGTCCTTTCGGGCGAGCCAAAACAAGCGTGGGAGGGACTCGACGGCGTCTTCGCCGGTATCTGGGCGGCGCTCGAAGTGTATCCGGCGTGGACGGTGCTCATCCTCGACGAAATCGACCACATCGCCCACGACTCCAATTACGATCCAAGCGAGTTCTTCTACCGACTGCTGCGCGGGGAAGGGCGGCTCCAACGTAACATTCAACTGTCTGTGTTTCTGCTCAGCAACGAGTTGCTTGAGGTGGATCTCCGTCTTGACAGCCGCGTCAAGAGCGCGATGAGCGGCGAGCAGATTTTCTTTCCGCCGTATTCGAGGCCGCTGTTGCGACGGGTGCTCGCGCCGCGCGTCGAACAGGCGTTCAAAGACGGCGTGTTGCCCGAGTCGGTATTCGAGTACGGAATTCGACAGGCTGCGGCGCGGTGGGGCGATGCGCGAAAGACGATGACGTTGTTTCGCAGAGCCGGCGAGACTGCAAACGAGCGTGGGTTAGCGGTACTCAACGAGGCGTGTATCGACGCCAACCTCGAACTCACCGAGAAGGAGACGACGATCGAGAAATTGGCACAAGTGCCCCCACAGCATTATCTCGTATTACGGGCGGTGACTGGATACAAGAACCGAGAAACTGGTGAGACAGCCCAACCGGTAACGACGAAAGAGGTGGAAGAGGCCTATTCGACGTTCGACCTTCCGACGCAATCGAAACTTGGGGAGCGGGCGATTCGAGAGGTTGTGACTGAGTTAGAGACGATGGGATTGGTTGAGACGTGGGTCGACTCACGCGGCCGTGACGGGCGCATCAAACAGATCCAGACGACGTTCGACCCAGAGTGGGTATTTGAAGCCCGATCGACGTATATGGAGGTGCATCGACGGACGGGGGCGAACGAAGACGTGGAGTGA
- a CDS encoding NmrA/HSCARG family protein, whose protein sequence is MSDSVLVIGATGTQGGAVANHLLESNVTVYALTRSPESDEARTLEENGAEIIEGNLNETDALEDVMGAVDGVFCVTNFWEHGYDSEVQQGKNAVDAAVNADVDHFVFSSVGGAERDTEISHFDSKWEIEQYLEDTDIDTTVVRPVFFMQNLEANREDVMDGTLALAMERRVPLQMLDVDDLGAFVVQVFAEPDRYIGEAFELASDELTLTATAIRMADVTGVDVTARHLTPIDLEEMMGQAGEEYRVMFEWFNEHGYESPIDTLQAEHGLTFSRLTEYLERAGWGQ, encoded by the coding sequence ATGAGTGACTCAGTTCTCGTAATCGGTGCCACAGGGACGCAGGGAGGAGCGGTCGCCAATCATCTGCTGGAAAGTAACGTCACCGTGTACGCGCTTACGCGCTCTCCGGAAAGTGACGAAGCGCGCACTCTCGAAGAAAACGGAGCGGAAATTATCGAGGGGAATCTCAACGAGACCGATGCACTTGAGGACGTAATGGGAGCGGTCGACGGCGTCTTCTGTGTCACCAATTTCTGGGAACACGGCTACGACAGCGAAGTCCAGCAAGGTAAGAACGCTGTCGATGCCGCTGTCAACGCCGATGTCGACCACTTCGTGTTCAGTTCTGTCGGTGGGGCCGAGCGCGATACCGAGATCTCTCACTTCGACTCCAAGTGGGAAATCGAGCAGTACCTCGAGGACACTGACATAGACACAACCGTCGTTCGCCCCGTGTTCTTCATGCAGAATCTAGAGGCCAATCGTGAGGACGTCATGGACGGCACACTGGCGCTCGCGATGGAACGACGCGTTCCGTTACAAATGCTCGATGTCGACGACCTCGGAGCGTTCGTCGTCCAGGTGTTTGCTGAACCTGACCGCTATATCGGTGAGGCGTTTGAACTTGCGAGCGACGAACTCACGCTTACTGCAACGGCGATCCGAATGGCCGACGTGACTGGTGTGGATGTGACTGCACGTCACCTCACGCCTATCGACCTCGAAGAAATGATGGGGCAGGCTGGCGAAGAATATCGCGTGATGTTTGAGTGGTTTAACGAGCACGGATATGAGTCGCCAATCGACACCCTCCAAGCCGAGCATGGGCTCACCTTCTCTCGACTGACAGAGTATCTCGAACGAGCGGGTTGGGGCCAATGA
- a CDS encoding RNA-guided endonuclease InsQ/TnpB family protein produces the protein MKRTNTFDVIPQSDEDEELLRRLLDASAALWNEINYERRENYADPDGDVWDISEYRGRYGDVLGASTVQQIERKNRESWKSFFALQKKGEENGKPGFWGNSEDGRELRTYIRNTSYSVEWDEYSRLEILVGQDLKDEYGLGYRERLRLEVRGDPNWKEYEAQGRLELFYDENVQTFRAFQPVTIDTSRLAQPLASEEAALDIGANNLVACTTTTGQQYLYEGRDLFERFRKTTREIARLQALLEAGRYSSHRIRRLYDRRTKRRDHAQDALCRDLIERLYDEGVSTVYVGDLTDVLEKHWSVRANAKTHNFWAFRAFVNRLACTAEEYGMSVEVRSEAWTSQTCPNCGSTTDTVRHQDTLTCSCGFEGHADLVASESFLRRHQNSKSSDWRTRHSASRQRQTTVTRSMARPVCLKWDDHNWSESPRSVLNEEHTNPQVASVGR, from the coding sequence ATGAAGCGAACCAACACGTTCGACGTGATTCCACAGTCCGACGAGGACGAGGAGTTGCTTCGACGCCTGTTGGACGCTTCTGCCGCTCTCTGGAACGAAATCAACTACGAGCGCCGCGAGAACTACGCCGACCCAGACGGAGACGTATGGGACATCAGTGAGTATCGCGGTCGCTACGGCGATGTTCTCGGTGCTTCGACCGTTCAGCAAATCGAACGCAAGAACCGCGAATCGTGGAAGTCGTTTTTCGCTCTCCAAAAGAAAGGCGAAGAAAACGGCAAGCCCGGCTTCTGGGGAAACTCAGAAGACGGTCGAGAACTCCGCACGTACATCCGAAACACGTCATACTCCGTTGAATGGGATGAATATTCTCGCCTCGAAATTCTCGTCGGACAAGACCTGAAAGACGAGTACGGGTTGGGATACCGCGAACGCCTCCGGCTAGAAGTCCGAGGCGACCCCAACTGGAAGGAGTACGAGGCACAGGGTCGGTTGGAGTTGTTCTACGACGAGAACGTACAAACGTTCAGGGCCTTTCAGCCAGTCACCATCGACACTTCTCGACTGGCACAACCACTGGCTTCCGAAGAAGCCGCTTTGGACATCGGTGCGAACAACCTCGTCGCCTGCACGACCACGACCGGCCAGCAATACCTGTACGAAGGGCGCGACCTGTTCGAGAGATTCCGCAAAACAACGCGAGAAATCGCCCGCCTCCAAGCACTCTTGGAAGCCGGTCGATACAGTAGTCACCGCATCCGACGCCTGTACGATCGGCGCACCAAACGACGCGACCACGCCCAAGACGCGCTCTGCCGCGACCTCATCGAACGACTGTACGATGAAGGCGTCTCGACAGTGTACGTGGGCGACTTAACCGACGTATTGGAGAAACACTGGTCGGTTCGAGCGAACGCCAAGACGCACAACTTCTGGGCGTTCCGAGCGTTCGTGAACCGCCTAGCGTGTACCGCTGAAGAATACGGCATGTCGGTTGAGGTTCGGTCGGAAGCGTGGACTTCTCAGACGTGTCCGAACTGCGGGTCAACTACGGACACGGTTCGCCACCAAGACACGCTGACGTGTTCGTGTGGGTTCGAGGGTCACGCAGACCTCGTAGCATCGGAATCGTTCTTGAGACGTCATCAGAACTCGAAGAGTTCTGATTGGCGAACGAGACACTCCGCGTCTCGTCAACGGCAGACGACGGTAACACGGTCGATGGCACGGCCTGTATGCCTCAAGTGGGACGACCATAACTGGTCAGAGTCACCACGCTCAGTTCTCAACGAGGAACATACGAACCCGCAAGTTGCCTCCGTGGGTCGGTAA
- a CDS encoding glycosyltransferase family 4 protein, with amino-acid sequence MRVCFVSNVVYPYVTGGAEKRIHEIATRLAAKGHDVTIYGRHFWNGPEETTHEGVTLRAVAPAAELYTDDRRSITEAIDFSGRLAVPLHKELKAQNHDLVVASVFPFFPVLSSKLAGLGTGTPVVTTWHEVWRSYWNDYLGRLAPFGQTIEYLTARTPQFPVAVSGITADRLAEIGPSRDAIEVVPNGIDVSRIDDAPLPTDNGQDSYDILFAGRLISDKNVSLLLDAFDSIADRHDATLGIIGDGPESDRLREQASNLDCVDQISFLGFLEEYDDVLGHMRAARVFASPSTREGFGITFAEAMAADCTVIAADHPESAASEVIEDAGYLVDPSTDAVADALDRALQGDRPAQNPRSRAEQFDWDNVANQAEATYERAVTGRW; translated from the coding sequence ATGCGAGTCTGTTTCGTCTCGAACGTCGTCTACCCTTACGTAACTGGTGGTGCAGAGAAGCGCATCCACGAAATCGCCACCCGACTCGCTGCGAAGGGCCACGACGTCACCATCTATGGGCGTCACTTCTGGAACGGTCCTGAGGAGACAACACACGAGGGGGTCACCCTCCGGGCGGTCGCACCTGCGGCCGAACTCTATACTGACGACCGGCGCTCTATCACAGAAGCCATCGACTTCAGTGGTCGACTTGCGGTTCCACTGCACAAAGAATTGAAAGCACAGAATCACGATCTGGTTGTCGCCTCCGTGTTCCCTTTTTTCCCCGTTCTTTCCTCAAAGCTCGCTGGATTAGGTACTGGAACTCCCGTCGTAACCACATGGCATGAAGTCTGGCGCTCATACTGGAACGATTATCTTGGCCGATTAGCCCCATTTGGACAAACTATCGAGTATCTCACAGCGCGTACACCGCAATTTCCCGTCGCCGTCTCTGGGATTACTGCTGACCGCCTCGCCGAGATTGGACCGTCGCGAGACGCTATCGAAGTTGTCCCGAACGGTATCGACGTCTCTCGAATCGATGACGCACCACTACCGACAGACAACGGTCAGGACAGTTACGACATCCTCTTCGCCGGGCGACTCATCTCGGATAAGAACGTCTCACTACTCCTAGACGCATTCGACTCGATTGCTGATCGCCACGACGCCACTCTCGGCATTATCGGTGACGGCCCGGAGAGTGACCGTCTTCGCGAACAAGCTTCGAATCTCGACTGCGTGGACCAGATTTCCTTCCTTGGCTTCCTCGAGGAATACGATGACGTGCTAGGCCACATGCGAGCCGCGCGTGTATTTGCCTCGCCGTCAACTCGAGAAGGATTTGGTATCACCTTCGCTGAGGCGATGGCCGCAGATTGCACAGTAATTGCGGCAGATCACCCCGAGTCTGCAGCAAGCGAAGTCATTGAGGATGCCGGCTATCTCGTCGATCCCTCGACGGACGCCGTTGCAGACGCACTCGACCGCGCACTGCAGGGCGATCGGCCAGCACAGAATCCGCGGTCTCGAGCAGAGCAGTTTGATTGGGATAACGTCGCCAACCAAGCGGAAGCTACCTATGAGCGAGCGGTCACCGGTCGATGGTGA